A region of Bacteroidota bacterium DNA encodes the following proteins:
- a CDS encoding vitamin B12-dependent ribonucleotide reductase, with amino-acid sequence MSTSPSKGLRINRVFSSPDQHPFDSVVWQTRDAAIKNHKGEAIFEQKNVEFPEGWSQLATNVVASKYFYGDIATGNGNPADGQREYSLKQLVHRVTRTIADWGRDQGYFATKKDAETFYDELTWLCTNQYGAFNSPVWFNVGLHHQYGVRDSGGKTIFGWDPEKQEVVRVDPYERPQASACFIISVDDSIDDIWQLMGESARLFKFGSGVGADWSKLRSSKEKLSGGGIPSGPVSFMKVQDATGGTIKSGGKTRRAAIMQTLKSWHPDIMEFVNAKKTEEQKAWALIEEGYDGSFNGAAYGSVAFQNVNQSVRLDDAFMEAAVADTDYDLLSVTGNEAVETIPARTILDGIAEGTHLCGDPGVQYEDTIQTWHTCKNSDRINSSNPCSEYMFLDNSACNLASLNLRKYQNADGTFNVERFRAAARIYLTAQEILVDNAGYPSANIAANSHAYRPLGLGFANLGALLMSMGLPYDSDEGRGVAGAIMAIEHCEGFARSAEIAANKKIGPFDGYAANREPFLEVMRMHQAAVGDIHATCPDYLRTAAQESADRMVALGEKHGYRNAQATVLAPTGTIGFMMDCDTTGIEPDIALVKYKLLAGKGDGMMKIVNQTVGQALGRLGYSDAETAAILAHIDTQDTIEDVTVDGELVRSGLKAEHLPVFDCAFKAFKGTRYISHMGHIKMMAACQPFISGAISKTVNLPESATPEDIADAYVKAWEWGLKAVAIYRENSKRSQPLSTKQDGNTKNAASSSGDGASVEPEVIIREVEKIVEIEKVIQEPSRRRLPDERPSLTHKFSIAGHEGYLHIGLYPDTSLPGEIFITMAKQGSTIGGLMDAFATSISLGLQYGVPLEDLCQKFSHMRFEPSGFTNNRQIPMAKSIMDYIFRYLSLKFLGDAREAAPVSPQMAVQQEAAKAGPAADTSQADLFTATPTTPTPDPLVGQTVEAFMATQGTPKPTGGAASPSLAQAAGPQALFQNQSDSPPCSVCGSITVRSGACYQCTNCGASTGCG; translated from the coding sequence GAGTTTCCAGAAGGCTGGAGCCAGCTTGCCACCAACGTCGTCGCCTCTAAATATTTCTATGGCGACATCGCAACGGGCAACGGCAATCCGGCCGACGGGCAGCGCGAGTATAGCCTGAAGCAACTCGTCCACCGCGTCACCCGCACCATCGCTGACTGGGGCCGCGACCAGGGCTACTTCGCCACCAAGAAGGACGCCGAGACGTTCTACGACGAGCTGACCTGGCTCTGCACCAACCAGTACGGCGCGTTCAACAGCCCGGTGTGGTTCAACGTCGGGCTGCACCACCAGTACGGCGTCCGCGACTCGGGCGGCAAGACCATCTTCGGCTGGGACCCCGAGAAGCAGGAGGTCGTCCGCGTCGACCCCTACGAGCGCCCGCAGGCGTCGGCCTGCTTCATCATCTCCGTCGACGACTCCATCGACGACATCTGGCAGCTCATGGGCGAGAGCGCGCGCCTCTTCAAGTTCGGCTCCGGCGTCGGCGCCGACTGGTCGAAGCTGCGCTCGTCGAAGGAGAAGCTCTCCGGCGGCGGCATCCCGAGCGGCCCCGTGTCCTTCATGAAGGTGCAGGACGCGACCGGCGGCACGATCAAGTCGGGCGGTAAGACGCGCCGCGCGGCGATCATGCAGACGCTCAAGTCGTGGCACCCGGACATCATGGAGTTCGTGAACGCCAAGAAGACCGAGGAGCAGAAGGCCTGGGCACTCATCGAGGAGGGCTACGACGGCTCGTTCAACGGCGCTGCCTACGGCTCGGTCGCCTTCCAGAACGTCAACCAATCGGTCCGCCTGGACGACGCCTTCATGGAGGCCGCCGTCGCCGACACGGACTACGACCTGCTGTCGGTCACGGGCAACGAGGCCGTCGAGACGATCCCGGCACGGACGATCCTCGACGGCATCGCCGAGGGCACGCACCTCTGCGGCGACCCCGGCGTGCAGTATGAAGACACGATCCAGACGTGGCACACCTGCAAGAACTCGGACCGCATCAACTCCAGCAATCCGTGCTCGGAGTACATGTTCTTGGACAACTCGGCGTGCAACCTGGCGAGCCTCAACCTGCGCAAGTACCAGAACGCCGATGGCACGTTCAACGTCGAGCGCTTCCGCGCGGCGGCGCGCATCTACCTCACGGCGCAGGAGATCCTCGTCGACAACGCGGGCTACCCGTCGGCCAACATCGCCGCGAACAGCCACGCCTACCGCCCGCTCGGCCTCGGCTTCGCCAACCTCGGCGCGCTCCTCATGTCGATGGGCCTGCCCTACGATTCCGACGAGGGCCGCGGCGTCGCCGGTGCCATCATGGCCATCGAGCACTGCGAAGGCTTCGCCCGCTCGGCTGAGATCGCAGCCAACAAGAAGATCGGGCCGTTCGACGGCTATGCCGCCAACCGCGAGCCCTTCCTGGAGGTCATGCGCATGCACCAGGCCGCTGTGGGCGATATCCACGCGACGTGCCCGGACTACCTCCGCACCGCCGCGCAGGAGTCGGCCGACCGCATGGTCGCGCTCGGCGAGAAGCATGGCTACCGCAACGCGCAGGCGACCGTCCTCGCGCCGACCGGCACCATCGGCTTCATGATGGACTGCGACACGACGGGCATCGAGCCGGACATCGCGCTCGTGAAGTACAAACTCCTCGCGGGCAAGGGCGACGGCATGATGAAGATCGTCAACCAGACGGTCGGCCAGGCCCTCGGCCGCCTCGGCTACTCCGACGCCGAGACCGCCGCCATCCTCGCCCACATCGACACGCAGGACACCATCGAGGACGTGACGGTGGACGGCGAACTCGTCCGGAGCGGCCTCAAGGCGGAGCACCTGCCGGTGTTCGACTGCGCCTTCAAGGCGTTCAAGGGCACGCGCTACATCAGCCACATGGGCCACATCAAGATGATGGCCGCCTGCCAGCCGTTCATCTCGGGCGCGATCTCGAAGACGGTCAACCTGCCTGAGAGCGCTACGCCGGAGGACATCGCCGACGCGTACGTCAAGGCTTGGGAGTGGGGCCTCAAGGCCGTCGCGATCTACCGCGAGAACTCCAAGCGCTCGCAGCCGCTCTCGACGAAGCAGGACGGCAACACGAAGAATGCGGCCTCGTCGTCGGGCGATGGCGCTTCGGTCGAACCCGAAGTCATCATCCGCGAGGTCGAAAAGATCGTCGAGATCGAGAAGGTGATCCAGGAGCCGTCGCGCCGCCGCCTGCCGGACGAGCGCCCGAGCCTCACGCACAAGTTCTCGATCGCGGGCCACGAGGGCTACCTCCACATCGGCCTCTACCCGGACACGAGCCTGCCGGGCGAGATCTTTATCACGATGGCGAAGCAGGGCTCGACCATCGGCGGCCTGATGGACGCCTTCGCGACGAGCATCTCGCTGGGCCTGCAGTACGGCGTGCCGCTCGAAGACCTCTGCCAGAAGTTCAGCCACATGCGCTTCGAGCCGAGCGGCTTCACCAACAACCGGCAGATCCCGATGGCGAAGTCCATCATGGACTACATCTTCCGGTACCTGAGCCTGAAGTTCCTCGGGGACGCGCGCGAGGCGGCCCCCGTGAGCCCGCAGATGGCGGTGCAGCAGGAGGCCGCGAAGGCTGGCCCCGCCGCCGACACCTCGCAGGCCGACCTCTTCACCGCCACGCCGACCACGCCGACCCCGGACCCGCTCGTCGGGCAAACCGTGGAGGCGTTCATGGCCACGCAGGGTACGCCTAAGCCCACGGGGGGCGCCGCGAGCCCGTCGCTGGCCCAGGCCGCGGGACCGCAGGCGCTCTTCCAGAACCAGAGCGACTCGCCTCCGTGCTCGGTGTGCGGCTCGATCACGGTCCGCTCCGGGGCCTGCTACCAGTGCACCAACTGCGGCGCCTCCACCGGCTGCGGGTGA
- a CDS encoding GIY-YIG nuclease family protein, which translates to MPRSKTYYVYILANRALVLYVGMTSDLGRRVAEHRAKAVPGFTARYDIDRLVYVESYASVHDAIARERQLKGWRRAKKLDLIARQNPQWRDLTEQVGW; encoded by the coding sequence GTGCCTCGCTCCAAGACGTATTACGTCTACATCCTCGCCAACCGGGCGCTCGTGCTCTACGTCGGCATGACGAGCGACCTCGGGCGGCGCGTGGCCGAGCACCGGGCGAAGGCGGTGCCTGGGTTCACAGCGCGGTATGACATCGACCGGCTGGTCTACGTGGAGTCGTATGCCAGCGTGCACGATGCGATTGCGCGGGAGCGGCAACTCAAGGGCTGGCGGCGGGCGAAGAAGCTGGACCTCATTGCGCGGCAGAACCCACAATGGCGCGACCTCACGGAACAGGTCGGTTGGTAA
- a CDS encoding T9SS type A sorting domain-containing protein produces MRTLLLLLLCFGLATTSAAQTAASCEDGTARTTLSGANVETGLWIDGSIGLENATTPTYFVPRGTTQSPLFVASLWVGGQIGGETRTAAALYTAFEFWPGPLGDDAQPLGDCAQYDRIWSVSQDDVAAFEAGGAATADLRAWPTGLGAATVDATGAPVVPTSRGQVIDLDAGERPVVYGTQTAFWVMNDVGNEHVYTGSAPLGIEVQVTASAFDTGVAAFDNATVYRYRIVNRNTAPIEAGHASFWTDFDLGTFWDDYVGSDSLRHMAFVYNGQATDEEYGTPPAFGVDVLSGAASVIFPYKSGPFPTSESAQGPDEHYQFMQGRWRDGSPVTEQGFGFDTDGASVAWMYPGDPVAQDFWSLENIDGNGTEAAFGDMRGLANSPAFDLAPGDAYQFDVALLFAQGTDRLDSVAELRRASDRIQAAYDAGLLFGGGSPVSAEEAPQDRAFEVTVYPNPIRDHAAVAFQIETPSEVRVRVVDVLGRTVATIQRESVAAGVHQVSLPGDLASGTYVVEVATNRARISRLVTVAR; encoded by the coding sequence ATGCGCACTCTGCTACTCCTCCTCCTGTGCTTCGGCCTCGCAACGACGTCAGCGGCACAGACCGCTGCTTCTTGTGAGGATGGAACAGCTCGAACGACGCTCAGTGGTGCCAACGTCGAGACGGGGCTCTGGATCGACGGCAGCATCGGGCTCGAAAACGCGACAACCCCCACGTACTTCGTGCCGCGCGGCACCACGCAGTCGCCGCTCTTCGTCGCGAGCCTCTGGGTTGGTGGGCAGATTGGGGGAGAGACGCGTACGGCCGCCGCGCTCTACACAGCCTTCGAGTTCTGGCCGGGCCCGCTCGGGGACGACGCCCAGCCGCTCGGCGACTGCGCCCAGTACGACCGCATCTGGAGTGTGTCGCAGGACGATGTAGCCGCCTTCGAGGCCGGAGGCGCGGCCACTGCCGACTTGCGCGCGTGGCCGACCGGCCTCGGTGCCGCCACCGTCGACGCGACAGGTGCGCCCGTCGTGCCCACGAGTCGCGGTCAGGTCATCGACCTCGACGCAGGCGAGCGTCCGGTCGTCTATGGCACCCAGACGGCGTTCTGGGTCATGAACGACGTCGGCAACGAGCACGTGTACACCGGCTCGGCCCCGCTCGGCATCGAGGTGCAGGTGACCGCCTCGGCCTTCGATACGGGCGTAGCGGCCTTCGACAACGCGACGGTCTACCGCTATCGGATCGTCAACCGCAACACCGCGCCCATCGAAGCGGGGCATGCCTCGTTCTGGACCGACTTCGATCTGGGTACGTTCTGGGATGACTACGTCGGGTCGGACTCGCTGCGTCACATGGCGTTCGTCTACAACGGTCAAGCAACCGACGAGGAATACGGTACGCCCCCGGCGTTCGGCGTGGATGTCCTCAGCGGGGCGGCGAGCGTCATCTTCCCCTACAAGTCGGGGCCCTTCCCGACGTCGGAGAGCGCGCAGGGGCCCGACGAGCACTACCAGTTCATGCAGGGGCGCTGGCGCGATGGATCGCCCGTCACGGAGCAGGGCTTTGGCTTCGACACCGATGGTGCTTCAGTCGCATGGATGTACCCTGGTGATCCGGTGGCGCAGGACTTCTGGAGCTTGGAGAACATAGACGGGAATGGTACAGAGGCGGCCTTTGGCGATATGCGCGGCCTCGCCAACTCGCCAGCGTTCGACCTCGCGCCGGGCGACGCCTACCAGTTCGATGTCGCGTTGCTGTTCGCGCAGGGCACCGACCGTCTCGACAGCGTTGCCGAGCTTCGCCGGGCGAGCGACCGTATTCAGGCCGCTTATGACGCCGGGCTCCTCTTCGGTGGAGGAAGTCCGGTCTCGGCGGAAGAAGCGCCCCAGGATCGGGCCTTCGAGGTGACGGTCTACCCCAACCCCATCCGGGATCACGCTGCGGTAGCCTTCCAGATCGAGACGCCTTCGGAGGTGCGCGTCCGCGTTGTGGACGTGCTCGGACGCACCGTCGCAACGATCCAGCGCGAGTCCGTCGCTGCAGGCGTGCATCAGGTCAGCCTGCCAGGCGACCTCGCCAGTGGGACCTACGTCGTAGAGGTGGCCACCAACCGAGCCCGGATAAGCCGTCTCGTGACGGTCGCCCGATAG
- a CDS encoding penicillin acylase family protein → MTPRYLFGALCCALALVLALPATGQTATDITLMAPDGNMVTIDRDDFGVPHVSAPTEVAAFYGQGYAVAQDRLFQMETFWRVATGRFAELFGPGDNDGNILQDQGVLTVFYTPDERATQFDALSPGLKALLEAYRDGINLYIGEIATDPMKLPIEYALFSGNPEAWTNDKTVAVLQFFMRRFGEIGGSELNRLAEFEAMGPEMFDQLRPINDPTASTTITSQTAPIVDDTPAYANHDFPDRVLAAARVAAAELAERNAIVEEVYRKHGIPLSFGSFAAAIAPNVSASGNAMLLGAPQMGEPSPDPEVRSQTSITSEVEIKVDGGLHIAGMTVPGIPGVIIGRTPNRAWTLTTGFTDNTDTYVETLDMTGTQYQFEGGLLPLQPFAATINVAGGDPVPYTSFRTLHGPVYALDAKNGTAFSWRFAFWNRELEMVEAFYDVWRGSSFDAYVDAIQRATMSFNVFYNDRDQTIAFWHIGLYPQRPATVDPRLPALGDGTQEWEGFLDFADHPQEVNPAKGYFVNWNNKPSASWPQGDNVDWAATRPGGYLRTYDGVDFLDDYVRANAPISFDDLKGLFRVPRFNPDYREYPGSYQQVIEFKPAGNVVAQNVIPPGQSGFTNSIGQASAHYADQWPLYLTTFQQETGPVQMKDFLFQGESVVSTEDDAVTATFALGRAYPNPFQAGAALSVPVALNAPADVDLALYDALGRRVATLASGTQPAGSQTIEATLDLPAGVYVVRLLADSQQRTQKVVVVR, encoded by the coding sequence ATGACTCCTCGCTACCTCTTCGGCGCGCTCTGCTGCGCCCTCGCTCTCGTGCTGGCCCTCCCCGCGACGGGCCAGACGGCTACTGACATCACGCTGATGGCCCCCGATGGCAACATGGTCACCATCGACCGCGACGACTTCGGCGTGCCGCACGTCTCCGCGCCTACCGAGGTGGCGGCCTTCTATGGCCAGGGCTATGCCGTCGCCCAGGACCGCCTCTTCCAGATGGAGACCTTCTGGCGCGTCGCCACCGGCCGCTTCGCCGAGCTCTTCGGGCCTGGCGACAACGATGGCAACATCCTCCAGGATCAGGGGGTCCTCACCGTGTTCTACACGCCGGACGAGCGCGCCACGCAGTTCGACGCGCTCTCGCCCGGCCTCAAAGCCCTCCTCGAAGCCTACCGCGACGGCATCAACCTCTACATCGGCGAGATCGCCACGGACCCGATGAAGCTGCCCATCGAGTACGCGCTCTTCTCAGGCAACCCCGAGGCCTGGACGAACGACAAGACGGTGGCCGTCCTGCAGTTCTTCATGCGTCGCTTCGGCGAGATCGGTGGCTCGGAGCTGAACCGCCTCGCCGAGTTTGAGGCGATGGGCCCCGAGATGTTCGACCAACTGCGCCCGATCAACGACCCAACGGCATCGACGACCATCACCAGCCAGACCGCGCCGATCGTGGACGACACGCCCGCCTACGCCAATCACGACTTCCCCGACCGGGTCCTCGCCGCCGCACGCGTGGCTGCCGCCGAACTCGCCGAGCGGAATGCCATCGTGGAGGAGGTCTACCGCAAGCACGGCATTCCGCTCTCGTTCGGGTCGTTCGCCGCCGCCATCGCGCCGAACGTGTCAGCCTCGGGCAACGCGATGCTGCTGGGCGCGCCGCAGATGGGCGAGCCGTCTCCCGACCCCGAGGTGCGCTCCCAGACATCGATCACGAGCGAGGTCGAGATCAAGGTCGACGGCGGCCTCCACATCGCGGGCATGACGGTGCCGGGCATCCCCGGCGTTATCATCGGCCGCACGCCGAACCGCGCCTGGACGCTCACGACGGGCTTCACGGACAACACCGACACCTACGTCGAGACGCTCGACATGACGGGCACGCAGTACCAGTTCGAGGGCGGTCTGCTGCCGCTCCAGCCGTTCGCGGCCACCATCAACGTCGCCGGCGGCGATCCCGTCCCCTACACCAGCTTCCGCACGCTCCACGGCCCGGTCTACGCGCTCGACGCGAAGAATGGCACCGCCTTCTCGTGGCGCTTCGCCTTTTGGAACCGCGAGCTGGAGATGGTCGAGGCGTTCTACGACGTCTGGCGCGGGTCGAGCTTCGACGCGTACGTGGACGCCATCCAGCGCGCCACGATGTCGTTCAACGTGTTCTACAACGACCGCGACCAGACCATCGCTTTCTGGCACATCGGCCTCTACCCGCAGCGCCCGGCCACCGTCGACCCGCGTCTCCCGGCCCTGGGCGACGGCACGCAGGAATGGGAGGGCTTCCTCGACTTCGCCGACCACCCACAGGAGGTCAACCCCGCCAAAGGCTATTTCGTCAACTGGAACAACAAGCCTTCCGCCTCCTGGCCGCAGGGCGACAACGTGGACTGGGCCGCGACGCGCCCCGGCGGCTACCTCCGCACCTACGACGGCGTGGACTTCCTCGACGACTACGTGCGCGCCAACGCGCCGATCTCGTTCGACGACCTGAAGGGCCTCTTCCGCGTGCCCCGCTTCAACCCAGACTATCGGGAATACCCCGGGTCGTACCAGCAGGTGATCGAGTTCAAGCCCGCGGGCAACGTGGTCGCGCAGAACGTGATCCCGCCGGGCCAGAGCGGCTTCACCAACTCCATCGGCCAGGCCAGCGCGCACTACGCCGACCAGTGGCCGCTCTACCTCACGACGTTCCAGCAGGAGACCGGGCCGGTGCAGATGAAGGACTTCCTCTTCCAGGGCGAGTCCGTCGTGTCCACTGAGGACGACGCCGTGACCGCCACGTTTGCGCTCGGCCGCGCCTACCCGAACCCGTTCCAGGCGGGCGCAGCGCTCTCGGTGCCCGTTGCCCTCAACGCGCCCGCCGACGTGGACCTCGCGCTCTACGACGCGCTGGGTCGCCGCGTGGCCACGCTCGCCAGCGGCACGCAGCCAGCCGGCAGCCAGACCATCGAGGCTACGCTCGATCTGCCCGCGGGTGTCTACGTGGTCCGCCTGCTCGCCGACAGCCAGCAGCGGACGCAGAAAGTCGTCGTGGTGCGCTAG
- the lipA gene encoding lipoyl synthase — protein MLELPVVTKPATTNRPGQRPEWLRVKLPYGETFRNVQDIISKHDLHTVCQSARCPNMGECWTAGTATFMILGNVCTRSCSFCAVMTGRPGTKDLDWDEPRRVTDAAKLMGLRHVVITSVNRDDRKDGGAPIFAECIRLLKEEIEGVTIEVLTPDFRGAQEAMDTVFEARPDVFNHNVETVPRLYRRVRPQADYQRSLDVLQRAKDEFGLRTKSGIMVGLGETRDEVLSLMEDFAGIGLNVMTIGQYLQPTKMHLPVEDFVHPDVFAWYKEQGEALGIEHVESGPLVRSSYHAERHV, from the coding sequence ATGCTGGAACTCCCCGTTGTCACGAAGCCGGCCACGACCAACCGGCCTGGTCAGCGGCCCGAGTGGCTCCGGGTGAAGCTGCCCTACGGCGAGACGTTCCGCAACGTCCAGGACATCATCTCCAAGCACGACCTCCACACGGTCTGCCAGAGCGCGCGCTGCCCCAACATGGGCGAGTGCTGGACCGCCGGGACAGCGACGTTTATGATCCTCGGCAACGTCTGCACCCGCTCGTGCAGCTTCTGCGCCGTCATGACCGGGCGCCCCGGCACGAAGGACCTTGACTGGGACGAGCCGCGCCGCGTCACCGACGCCGCCAAGCTGATGGGCCTGCGGCACGTCGTCATCACGAGCGTCAACCGCGACGACCGCAAGGACGGCGGCGCACCCATCTTCGCCGAGTGCATCCGGCTCCTCAAGGAGGAGATCGAGGGCGTCACTATCGAGGTGCTCACGCCGGACTTCCGCGGCGCGCAGGAGGCGATGGACACGGTCTTCGAGGCGCGTCCCGACGTGTTCAACCACAACGTGGAGACGGTGCCGCGGCTCTACCGCCGCGTGCGCCCGCAGGCCGACTACCAGCGCTCGCTCGACGTGCTCCAGCGCGCGAAGGACGAGTTCGGGCTCCGCACCAAGTCGGGCATCATGGTCGGCCTCGGCGAGACGCGCGACGAGGTGCTCAGCCTCATGGAGGACTTCGCGGGCATCGGCCTCAACGTGATGACCATCGGGCAGTACCTCCAGCCGACGAAGATGCACCTTCCCGTCGAGGACTTCGTGCACCCGGACGTGTTCGCATGGTACAAGGAGCAGGGCGAAGCACTCGGCATCGAGCACGTAGAGAGCGGGCCGCTGGTGCGGTCGAGCTACCACGCCGAGCGCCATGTCTAG
- a CDS encoding response regulator, translating into MTPVVSARTPVRSFTQFLPTTPSSPHLPHRVLVVDDCPEQRLIIRKVLERSGVAVDEASSGFEGLKLYDAAQRQGAAYEVVLMDLRMPGMDGMETTRRMLARRATVRPRIVGVTAEPHEAFFAACRSAGMEAIVAKPFRAGSLLVACMKRPCA; encoded by the coding sequence ATGACTCCGGTCGTCTCTGCCCGTACGCCTGTTCGCTCCTTTACCCAGTTTCTCCCGACCACCCCCTCTTCACCGCACCTCCCTCATCGCGTCCTCGTCGTCGACGATTGCCCGGAACAGCGGCTCATCATCCGGAAAGTGCTCGAACGCTCTGGCGTCGCCGTCGATGAGGCCAGTTCGGGGTTTGAAGGTCTCAAGCTCTACGATGCCGCCCAACGGCAAGGCGCGGCCTATGAGGTGGTCTTGATGGACCTGCGCATGCCCGGGATGGACGGGATGGAAACCACCCGGCGCATGCTCGCCCGGCGAGCGACCGTGCGTCCACGCATCGTCGGGGTCACGGCCGAGCCGCACGAGGCGTTCTTTGCCGCGTGCCGGTCGGCGGGCATGGAGGCCATCGTGGCGAAGCCGTTTCGCGCGGGGTCGCTGCTCGTCGCCTGCATGAAGCGGCCGTGCGCATGA
- a CDS encoding AI-2E family transporter → MSDSSSAPDPMRRYALARSIVFQGVLMVGGLAAFFFLLFEIGQAVNPLLIGAVGMAILWPIRKQQAARALLVAAGLLLAFWLLRTLGGILAPFVIVWLLAYLLDPAVQWAGRKLKMPRWAATLLLTLLVVGVLVLIGLLFVPNLIAQVETLAQRVIELLSTLPATLADNALVRYLENNGLVDMDELEMQLSAFLPDRIAELAGRIPDAVGGISRSVGTLIEAITVIVLVPVLLFYVLKDYPKLRDTLTEQFPTYQGDRAYLFRSTEILGNYLRGQLLISAISAFNVSLFLALFRVPFAFVIGLLAGVLNMIPNLGAILTNIIAVGITLAFGSLGDVAVVVIVLLAQGLLEQAVLTPNIMSQQVGLHPVLIILSLFVFGTLMGFLGLLLAVPVTAILLTFYRAWKDNRDVQATTEPGLSLESPPSV, encoded by the coding sequence ATGTCCGATTCGTCCTCTGCTCCTGATCCGATGCGCCGCTACGCGCTGGCGCGGTCGATCGTGTTCCAGGGGGTGCTCATGGTCGGCGGGCTGGCCGCGTTCTTCTTCCTGCTCTTCGAGATCGGGCAGGCGGTGAACCCGCTGCTGATTGGCGCGGTCGGCATGGCGATCCTGTGGCCGATCCGCAAGCAACAGGCTGCCCGCGCGCTCCTCGTGGCCGCAGGGCTGCTGCTAGCGTTTTGGCTGCTACGTACGCTCGGCGGCATACTTGCGCCGTTCGTGATCGTCTGGCTGCTGGCGTATTTGCTCGACCCCGCGGTGCAGTGGGCAGGGCGCAAACTCAAGATGCCGCGCTGGGCGGCTACGCTCCTGCTGACGCTGCTCGTGGTCGGCGTGCTGGTGCTGATCGGGCTGCTCTTCGTGCCGAACTTGATCGCGCAGGTGGAAACCTTGGCGCAGCGCGTGATCGAACTCCTCTCGACGCTGCCTGCGACGCTTGCGGACAACGCCCTCGTGCGCTATCTGGAGAACAACGGCCTCGTCGACATGGATGAGTTGGAGATGCAGCTCTCGGCGTTCCTCCCGGACCGCATCGCCGAGTTGGCGGGGCGCATCCCCGACGCCGTCGGCGGGATCTCGCGCTCGGTAGGCACCCTCATCGAGGCGATCACGGTGATCGTGCTGGTGCCGGTGCTGCTGTTCTACGTGCTCAAGGACTACCCGAAGCTGCGCGACACGCTCACCGAGCAGTTCCCGACCTACCAGGGCGACCGCGCCTACCTCTTCCGCAGCACCGAAATCCTCGGCAACTACCTCCGCGGCCAGCTCCTCATCTCCGCGATCTCGGCGTTCAACGTGTCGCTCTTCCTCGCGCTGTTCCGGGTGCCGTTCGCGTTCGTGATCGGGCTGCTCGCGGGCGTGCTCAACATGATCCCCAACCTCGGCGCGATCCTGACCAACATCATCGCCGTGGGGATCACGCTGGCGTTCGGCTCGCTCGGCGATGTGGCGGTGGTGGTGATCGTGCTGCTGGCGCAGGGGCTGCTGGAGCAGGCCGTGCTCACGCCGAACATCATGAGCCAGCAGGTCGGCCTGCACCCCGTGCTCATCATTCTCTCGCTGTTCGTCTTCGGCACGCTGATGGGCTTCCTCGGGCTGCTCCTGGCCGTACCGGTGACGGCAATCCTACTGACGTTCTACCGCGCCTGGAAAGACAACCGGGACGTCCAGGCCACTACGGAGCCAGGACTCTCGCTTGAATCGCCGCCGAGCGTGTGA
- the tgt gene encoding tRNA guanosine(34) transglycosylase Tgt yields MTFTLAAEDPTTDARAGVVTTDHGAIETPIFMPVGTLGTVKAVEPRQLRDDLGAQIILGNTYHLFLRPGMEVMEAAGGLHQFMRWHGPILTDSGGFQVFSLADSRKITEEGVTFQSHLDGSRHLFTPESVLDTQRSIGSDIMMVLDECPPADVDEAYARKSNALTMRWAKRCQDHFRTTEAKYGHSQTLFPIVQGVTYPAVRRESARQLVDMDFEGYAIGGLSVGEPAPVMYEVVEVVTAELPREKPRYLMGVGTPANLIENIARGVDMFDCVLPTRNGRNGTIYTTEGQLNIRNAKWKTDFSPIDPGLDHYAGHFSKSYLRHLLGVNEVLGMMLASQQNLALFLWLVREARRAITEGRYGAWMREWLPRLSRRL; encoded by the coding sequence ATGACCTTCACCCTCGCCGCCGAAGACCCGACGACCGACGCCCGCGCCGGTGTGGTCACGACCGACCACGGGGCCATCGAGACGCCGATCTTCATGCCCGTCGGGACGCTGGGCACCGTGAAGGCCGTCGAGCCGCGCCAGCTCCGCGACGACCTCGGCGCGCAAATCATCCTCGGCAACACCTACCACCTCTTCCTCCGCCCCGGCATGGAGGTCATGGAAGCCGCGGGCGGACTCCACCAGTTCATGCGATGGCACGGGCCGATTCTCACCGACTCGGGCGGCTTTCAGGTTTTCTCGCTCGCCGACAGCCGGAAGATCACCGAAGAGGGCGTCACCTTCCAGAGCCACCTCGACGGCAGCCGCCACCTCTTCACGCCCGAGTCGGTCTTGGACACGCAGCGCTCCATCGGCTCCGACATCATGATGGTGCTCGACGAGTGCCCGCCCGCCGACGTGGACGAGGCCTACGCGCGCAAAAGCAACGCGCTCACGATGCGCTGGGCCAAGCGCTGCCAGGACCACTTCCGCACGACGGAGGCGAAGTACGGGCACAGCCAGACGCTCTTCCCCATCGTGCAGGGCGTGACGTACCCGGCGGTCCGCCGCGAGTCGGCCCGGCAACTCGTCGATATGGACTTTGAGGGCTACGCCATCGGCGGGCTATCCGTGGGTGAGCCCGCGCCGGTGATGTACGAGGTCGTGGAGGTTGTCACGGCCGAGCTGCCGCGCGAGAAGCCGCGCTACCTCATGGGCGTCGGGACGCCTGCGAATCTCATCGAGAACATCGCGCGGGGCGTCGACATGTTCGACTGCGTGCTCCCGACGCGCAACGGCCGCAACGGCACGATCTACACGACCGAGGGCCAACTCAACATCCGCAACGCGAAGTGGAAGACCGACTTCTCGCCGATTGACCCAGGCCTCGACCACTATGCCGGGCACTTCTCGAAGAGCTACCTCCGTCACCTGTTGGGCGTCAACGAGGTGCTCGGGATGATGCTCGCCTCGCAGCAGAACCTGGCGCTGTTCCTGTGGCTCGTCCGCGAGGCCCGCCGCGCGATCACGGAGGGGCGCTACGGAGCGTGGATGCGCGAATGGCTGCCGAGGCTAAGCCGGCGGTTGTAA